From Jaculus jaculus isolate mJacJac1 chromosome 19, mJacJac1.mat.Y.cur, whole genome shotgun sequence, a single genomic window includes:
- the Rtca gene encoding RNA 3'-terminal phosphate cyclase: MAGPRVEVDGGILEGGGQILRVSTALSCLLGLPLRVQKIRAGRSTPGLRPQHLSGLEVVRDLCDGHLEGAEIGSTEITFTPKEIRGGTHTADTKTAGSVCLLMQVSMPCVLFAASPSELRLKGGTNAEMAPQIDYTMMVFKPIVEKFGFKFNCDIKMRGYYPKGGGEVILRMSPVKQLDPINLTDRGSVTKIYGRAFVAGVLPLKVAKDMAAAAVRCIRKELRDLYVNIQSVQEPKDQAFGNGSGIIIVAETSTGCLLAGSALGKRGVNADKVGIDAAEMLLANLRHGGAVDECLQDQLIIFMALANGVSRIKTGPVTLHTQTAIHFAEQLAKAKFTVKKSEDEEDASKDTYVIECEGIGVTNPSL; the protein is encoded by the exons ATGGCCGGGCCACGGGTGGAGGTGGACGGCGGGATCTTGGAAGGG GGCGGCCAGATCCTCAGGGTCTCCACCGCCCTGAGCTGTCTCCTGGGTCTCCCGTTGAGGGTGCAGAAGATCCGCGCGGGCCGCAGCACCCCGGGCCTGAG GCCTCAACATTTATCTGGATTGGAAGTGGTTCGAGATCTGTGTGACGGACACCTGGAGGGGGCGGAAATCGGCTCAACAGAAATAACCTTTACACCCAAGGAGATCAGAGGCGGAACCCACACGGCGGATACCAAGACCGCGGG GAGTGTGTGCCTCTTGATGCAGGTTTCCATGCCCTGTGTCCTGTTCGCTGCCTCTCCGTCGGAGCTCCGGCTGAAAGGCGGCACAAACGCGGAGATGGCTCCACAGATCGACTACACCATGATG GTTTTCAAGCCAATCGTTGAAAAATTTGGTTTCAAGTTTAATTGTGACATTAAAATGAG GGGCTATTACCCAAAGGGGGGTGGTGAGGTGATCCTCCGAATGTCACCGGTTAAGCAGTTGGATCCAATAAATTTAACTGATCGTGGCTCGGTGACCAAGATCTATGGAAGAGCTTTTGTTGCCGGTGTTTTGCCACTTAAA GTAGCAAAAGACATGGCAGCGGCGGCTGTTCGGTGCATCCGGAAGGAGCTGAGGGACCTGTACGTCAACATCCAGTCTGTCCAGGAACCGAAGGACCAGGCGTTTGGCAACGGCAGTGGGATAAT CATCGTGGCTGAGACCTCCACTGGCTGTTTGCTTGCTGGATCAGCGCTTGGAAAACGAG GTGTGAATGCAGACAAGGTAGGCATTGATGCTGCCGAGATGCTGTTAGCAAATCTTCGACATGGTGGGGCCGTGGATGAGTGCCTACAAGACCAG TTGATCATTTTCATGGCATTAGCCAATGGAGTTTCCAGAATAAAAACAGGACCAGTTACACTCCATACGCAAACCGCTATACATTTTGCTGAACAGCTGGCAAAG GCCAAGTTCACTGTGAAGAAGtcggaggatgaggaagacgccTCTAAAGACACGTACGTGATCGAGTGTGAAGGAATTGGGGTGACAAACCCAAGCCTGTAG